The nucleotide sequence CTCCAGGGTGGAGTCGATCCCCTCGATGACGTCGACCTCGCGGTCGAGCAGGTGCAGACAGCCCCACCTGGTGCGGTAACCGACATCGCCGCCGCGCCACCACTCGCCGATGACCTGCTGCTCGAAGCGCTCCTGCTCGCCGTAGTACGTCAGCGCCCGCCCCGCGGTGGCCACGTCGATGTAGCCGGGGGTCTCCTTGGAGGGAGTGCCGCCCCGGGACACCAGCCGGTACTTGGTCATGCCGGGCGTGGGGTAGCCCTGGCAGCGGCCGTCCGCCTTCAGCGCGTTGCGGCGCCGGTAGGTGCGGGCGGCCAGCGGACCGCACTCGCTCTGCCCGTACACCTGGAGGAACACCGGGCTGCGCCGGTCCGAGGCGTGCAGGAACTTGTGCATCGTGCTCGGGTGGATCGCGTCGAAGGTGCTGTTGAAGTACTTGACGTTGGAGACGGGCCGGCGCGGGTCGTCCAGCATCTCCTCCCACTCCAGGAACGAGTTGGGGTGGGTCTCCAGGACACCCGGACGGTGCCTGACCAGGATGTCGGCCACGTGCGCCGGGCTGGCGTCGTTCATGAACACCATCGGCATCCCGCGCATCTGCAGCACGGCCAGCCCCAGATACATCCGCGAATGCACGTACGACACGTGCATGGCCACCGTCTCCCGCTTGCGGATGAAGGAGACGACCTTGTCCTGCCAGTTGCCGCGGGCGCCCAGTGAACGCGCCGAGTGCACCACCAGCTTGGGAATGCCGGTCGTCCCCGACGTGTGGGTCATCAGCGCCGGCTGGTCGGGGCCGAGCAGCACCGGACGGCGCTCGGCAGCGCCCGCCAGGGAGGCGAAGGAGACGGCGCCGGGGTGGGAGCCCGTGGTGGTGATGACCCGCGCGGTCAGGTCGGCCAGCGGCAGGCCGGCCAGCTCACCGGTCAGCTTCGCCTCGTCGGTCAGCACCGTGGGCCGCTCCAGGCGCTGGAGGAGCTTGCCGATGCTCTCCCCGTCCAGGTGCGGGGAGAGCATGACCGGCACCGCGCCGATCCGGGCCGCGCCGCACGCCAGCACGGTGATGTCGAAGTTCGACGTCTTGTACACGGCCACGTGCTCGCTGGGCCGCACACCGGCGGCCCACAGCCGGTTGGCCGTCTCGGCCACATGCCCGGCGAACTCCGCGACGGTCAGTTTCTGCCCCGCCGAGGGGAAGGCCGCGAGGTCGTGGTCGAGTGAGATCGGGGTGGTGCCGAACTTCTCGGCGGCGCGCTCGGAGACGACCCCGAGGTAGAGGAACTTCTTGCTCTTCGGAACCTTGAACATAAGGACTCTTCCTCTGGTGAACCGAAACACGGAATAAGAACTCCCCCCGAAAACCTCGCACACGGCATTGCCGCGGAACAGAGAAATCCCGTGAATGCGTCATCTCGTGAATCCGCCCGGAAGCAATAACGGGAAGAAGGAAAGAGGGGGGGTGGGGAATGGGGAATGGGGAAGAGGCCGGACCGTGCGGTGCACGGTCCGGCCTCTTCGGCGTCTCTTCGGCAGTCTTCTTGCCGCGGCAGTCCTCCTACAGCGACTGCCTGAGTGCCTCGGCCACCTTCATGGTGCGTACGGTCTGGTAGCCGACGGCGGCGAGGTTGTCGTCGGTGACGTTCTGCGCGAGGTGGCCGGGAATGGCCTGCAGGCCCGAAGTGGCGCTGACCCCGTAGGGGTTGCCGTTGCTCGGTGCGAGCAGGATGTCGTCGGTCACGCCGGGCGGCACGATCACGGCCCCCCAGTGGTAGAAGACGTTGCTCAGGGACAGCAGGGTGGACTCCTGGCCGCCGTGCTGGGTGCCCGTCGAGGTGAAGGCGGACATCGCCTTGTTCATCAGCCCGCGCCGGGCGTGCAGTTCGAAGGTCTGGTCGATGAAGTGCTTGAGCGGGCCGGCGAGCAGGCCGTAGCGGCCCGGAGTGCCCCAGACGACGGCGTCGGCCCAGTCCAGGTCACCGATCTCGGCCACCGCGACGTCCCGGCTGGCGGCGACGTGCTCGGTGTTCGCCTGGCTCCATTCCTTGTAGTTGGGTGCGAGCGGTTCACCGGTGATCTCCGCGACCCGGCGCAGCCGCACGTCGGCACCCGCCTTCTCCGCCGCCTCGGCAGCGGCGACAGCCAGCTTGTGGATGTTTCCGGTGGCCGAGTAATAAACGATGGCGACATTGGTCATGGACGTACTGCTCCCTCATCGGATTCGTGCCCGCGCCGTCCTTCCGGCTGCCGGTGCATGCCCCATCGTGTCGCGGGGCCCGGCCGGGCAGCGATTTCTTTCCCATAGTCCGTCAGGTACCGTCCCCCTCCCGGCGCGGTTCTCTTCCCGCAGTCCGCAGTCCGCAGTCCGCAGTCCGCAGTCCGCAGTCCGCAGTCCGCAGGCGGGGGGCGGGGGTTCAGCTGCCGCCCGTCTCCACGCCGGGCGGGTTGTCGATGATGTAGCGCCACAGTCCGTCCGGGCCGCGGCGGGCGACGTCGGTGGCGGTGCCCTCGATGTGCACCCGCTCGCCGTCCGGGCCGGCGCCGTCGATGACGAAGTCGCCGATCAGCAGGGCCGTGTCGTCGTAGACGTAGGTGTGCCGCAGGCTGATCTCGATCGGGACGCCCAGGGCCAGAAA is from Streptomyces sp. NBC_01314 and encodes:
- a CDS encoding DUF4440 domain-containing protein, with the translated sequence MAVSDPATLPQTFVEAFNAKDLAAIDRLFEPGAVRVLRPGVVVSGDGRRQATSSFLALGVPIEISLRHTYVYDDTALLIGDFVIDGAGPDGERVHIEGTATDVARRGPDGLWRYIIDNPPGVETGGS
- a CDS encoding NAD(P)H-dependent oxidoreductase, whose protein sequence is MTNVAIVYYSATGNIHKLAVAAAEAAEKAGADVRLRRVAEITGEPLAPNYKEWSQANTEHVAASRDVAVAEIGDLDWADAVVWGTPGRYGLLAGPLKHFIDQTFELHARRGLMNKAMSAFTSTGTQHGGQESTLLSLSNVFYHWGAVIVPPGVTDDILLAPSNGNPYGVSATSGLQAIPGHLAQNVTDDNLAAVGYQTVRTMKVAEALRQSL
- a CDS encoding class I adenylate-forming enzyme family protein; protein product: MFKVPKSKKFLYLGVVSERAAEKFGTTPISLDHDLAAFPSAGQKLTVAEFAGHVAETANRLWAAGVRPSEHVAVYKTSNFDITVLACGAARIGAVPVMLSPHLDGESIGKLLQRLERPTVLTDEAKLTGELAGLPLADLTARVITTTGSHPGAVSFASLAGAAERRPVLLGPDQPALMTHTSGTTGIPKLVVHSARSLGARGNWQDKVVSFIRKRETVAMHVSYVHSRMYLGLAVLQMRGMPMVFMNDASPAHVADILVRHRPGVLETHPNSFLEWEEMLDDPRRPVSNVKYFNSTFDAIHPSTMHKFLHASDRRSPVFLQVYGQSECGPLAARTYRRRNALKADGRCQGYPTPGMTKYRLVSRGGTPSKETPGYIDVATAGRALTYYGEQERFEQQVIGEWWRGGDVGYRTRWGCLHLLDREVDVIEGIDSTLEVEDAVLHRLEELTELVVVPGPDKRPVPVVCTRGDVPLDLERWQAAVADQPALGAPVQRRLADLPRTATAKIRRLELARQLAESLTAAKDAGADREGSARTEQAATAGGQGRAAVRSETAAC